Part of the Chthoniobacterales bacterium genome is shown below.
GCAAAAAAGACGGCTCCCATAATGCAGACATAGGCGCAGAGGTAATTCCACTTCCAGAATTGCGTGCCGAACATGAACCACGCCACGATGCAGAATACGCCGAGCGTAAGGGCTTCCTGAAGAATTTTCAGTTGAGCCACATCCCAATGTTTGGAGCCGAGTCGATTCGCCGGAACCTGAAACATATATTCGAAAAGAGCCAGGCCCCAGCTCACTAGAATCGCCATCCAGAGCGGCGCTGCCTTAAACTTCAGATGTCCATACCAGGCGAGATTCATGAAGAGGTTGGAGATGACGAGAAGCAGGACGGTTTTCATGCGGCAACAGTGAATCGCACGCGAGGCAGAAAATGAAGCCGCCTTTTTCGCAACAAAAAAGCCGCACCCGAGAGTGCGGCTTTTCTGAGTGGAATCAAACTCGAATTAAGGTTTGGGAGAGCTGTCGGGCCGTGGACCGCGCTCTTTGCGTTCCTTTTTCATGGCTTCAAATTTGGTCACTTGCTCGGGAGTGAGAACGGCTTTGATGGCAGTTTCAATCTTCTCACGCTCGGCTTTCCATTTGGCGCGACGCGCCTCTGGATCGGG
Proteins encoded:
- a CDS encoding DMT family protein, coding for MKTVLLLVISNLFMNLAWYGHLKFKAAPLWMAILVSWGLALFEYMFQVPANRLGSKHWDVAQLKILQEALTLGVFCIVAWFMFGTQFWKWNYLCAYVCIMGAVFFAFKF